In Methanobacterium aggregans, the genomic stretch CTGTTATTTCATCCTCATTTAGAAGTCCTGTTTTTTCAACACCATCTGTTCTGAATCTTAATAGTTTCATTTTAACACCTAAAGCTGATCTTTATAAAATTTTAGAATGAACTGCATTTGCATTTTATAATTAAAACCTAAATTTTTATAAAAAAATTAAAAAATAATAATTTAAGAGAGTTCTATGAAGTTTTGAAGGTTTTTTTGGGAATTTATTTTTTAATCTTTTTTTTAGTGGAGTTTTTGGTCAACCTTTTTTTTAAAAGGTTGTTTTGAAGGTTTTTTTGGGAATTTGTCTTTTAATCTTTTTTTTTAGTGGAGTTTTTGGTCAACCTTTTTTTTTAAAAGGTTGGTTAGATGATCCTCTCTATTGGCACAACCAGTATGTCCCGTGCACCTATCTTTTTGAGTTCGTTAACAAGGTTGAAAACATCCTTTTCGTCCACAACTGCATGAACAGCCATAACTCCCTTATTTGAAAGTACGTTGGATACTGTTGGACCTGTAAGTCCGGGCATGGCCATTTTCACATCTTCAAGGAACTCCTCTGCAACGTTCATCATCACCAGCTTCTTACCTTCAGCGTCCAGAACACCTTTTATACCTGTTCTTATGGCATCAACCTTCTCGTTCTTTTCCTTGAAACTCCTTTTATTGGCAATGAGTTTTATGGAGCTTTCAATTATGGTTCCTATTATCTTGAGGTGGTTCATTTTAAGGGTTGTACCTGTACTTGTGAGGTCTGATATGATGTCTGCAACACCGATAAATGGTGCAATTTCAGTTGAACCGCTCAACTCCACGATCTTAGCATTAATTCCCCTGCCATTGAGGAATTTCTCTGTTAAATGTGGAAACTCAGTTGCAACAACTGCTCCGTCCTTTATATCAGATATGCTCTCAATTGAAGAGTCTTCTGGAACTGCAAGAACGAGTTTGGCACTTCCAAAGTTCAGATCCTCCAGTATCTCCACGTCTGCTTCATTCTCCTCGATAAGATCCATACCAGTTATTCCAAGGTCTGCAGCTCCATCAGCAACAAATTCCGGGATGTCCGCTGCCCGTGTGAACATCACACTTATCTCTTCATCGTAGGTCTCTGAGAAGAGCTTCCTGTTAGCTGTGTCTTTCACACCAATACCTGCCTTACCCAGAAGCTGGACAGATGGGTTGCTGATCCTGCCCTTTGATGGTAGGGCTATTCTTATTTGCATTTAAATCCTCCTGAAGTAAAATATTTAAATAAAAACATTTTAAAAGCATGAAAAGTTTGCTCAAATCAATGAACTTCAAATTTTCCTATTTCATTCATAAAGTTTTGTATCTTAATTAATTGAATCCACAATTTGGTAACATAATAGAGTTAGGAATGGTAGATATTTATGTTCTTCCATTAAACTATAAAGAGTTTAAAATTTCATTAATAATTTCATGATAGGGGAGTTGCAAGTGGAAACAAAAACCATTCTCATAAAAAACGCCATAATAATTGGTGATGAAATAAAAAAAGGTTCACTGATCACGGATAATGATAAAATCGCTGAAATAGATTATTCAAACTCAAAGTTAGGTTCAAATGATGCTGATGAAGTGATAGATGCTGAGGGAAAGGTTTTGTCACCAGGACTTGTGAACACCCACACCCACCTTTCAATGTCCCTCATGAGGGGCCTTGCAGATGATATGCTCCTTGACACATGGCTAAACGATCATATATGGCCAGTTGAGGCCAACCTCCAGGGTGAACACTGCCAAGCCGGTGCAATGCTCGCCTGTGCTGAGATGATAAAATCTGGAACAACCTGTTTCAACGACATGTACTTCTTCATGGACCACGTTGCAGATGCAGTTGATAAAGCAGGGATGAGGGGAACGCTCTCCCATGGGATGATAGACCTTGGAGATGGAGATAAAAGGAAGGCAGAGTTTAAGGAAACCCAGAGGATAATAGATAAATGCCACAACACTGCAGACGGCAGGATAAAAGTGGCATTCGGACCCCACTCTCCCTACACATGTTCCATGGAACTTCTTGAAGGTGTGAGAAAACAGGCAGATAAGCAGGGCCTCAGGATCCATATTCACGTTTCTGAAACCAAGAAAGAAGTGGAAGATGTCATGGAGGCCAATGGGAAAAGACCCTTTGAGTACCTGGATGAAATCGGGATTTTAGGGCCTGATGTCCTTGCAGCCCATGCAGTCTGGCTTGACGAGGGCGAGATGGACATCATAAAGGAGAGAGGTGTTAAACTGTCCCACAACCCTGCAAGCAACATGAAACTGGCATCAGGAGTTTCTCCTGTCTCAAAACTGCTTGAAAATGGGGTTTGCATGTCTCTGGGCACGGATGGGGCTGCATCCAACAACAACCTGGACCTCCTTGAGGAGATGAAAATCACAGCCCTTCTGCAGAAGGTCACAACCCTTGATCCAACTGTAATGCCTGCAAAATCAGTTTTTGACATGGCAACAATTGGGGGTGCAGCTGCACTGGGACTTGAAGATGAAATTGGAACCATTGAGGTTGGTAAAAAGGCAGATATCATTCTGGTGGATATGAAATCCTCCAGTTTAACCCCGCTGAGAAATCCAGTATCTCACCTTGTTTACTCTGCAAACGGTGCAGATGTTGACACAGTCATCTGCAATGGAGAGATGCTAATGAAAAACAGGGAACTTCTCACCATAGATGAGGCAGAAGTGATTTCAATGGCTGAGGAAGCATCTGAAGACCTTTTATCGAAACTCTGAGTTTCATCAACATCTGAAAGTTGAATTTTAACTAAAAAATAGGATCAGGAGAATAAGGATTCATGGATCATCCAAACAATTTAATACTGTTCGATATAGACAAAACACTTCTTGTAGGCTCTCATTTCCATTACATGGCCATGAAACATGCTGTACTTGATGTTTATGGGATAGAAAACCCAAAATCAGTTGAAAACCTTCAGGGAATGACTGACCTTCAGATACTCTGCAACATACTTTCACAGGAAGATCTGGACAGGGGAATAATAAAAGCAGGTATCAATGAATGTATGGATAAAATGGCATCATACTTCCAGGACAATCTGTTTAAAGAGAATCTCATACCTCTGGCTGGGGCAAAAAATGTCCTTGAAAACCTTAAAATGATGGGTATACCAACTGGACTTGTTACAGGTAACATGGAACCCATTGCATGGCTTAAACTGGGTAAGGTCGGTCTCAGGGAATACTTCAAATTCGGTGGTTTTGGTAACGAGGCTGCTCAGAGGAATGTGGTTGTAAAACTCGCCCTTCAACGTGCTGATGATATATACGGAGTTTTTGACAGGAAAAATGTGTTTGTTGTTGGTGACACTCCCCGTGACATACTTGCAGGCCAGAAATCCGGCGTTAGAACCGTGGGGGTGGCAACTGGTGATTTCACAGTGGATGAACTGGAGTCTGCAGGGGCAGATTTTGTGCTTGAAGATCTTGAGGATACAGGGGGAATCTTGAAGATAGCTTCGGAAAGTGGAATAGATGTGAATCCAGACTATTATCCTGTGCAGCATTGAGGGTCAGTAAAATAATAGGAACAGGGATATAGAACAGTTATAATCTTCAAATTTTTCAAAAATAATCTTTTATTTCTTATTTTTTTAAATAATATCATAGCGTCCTTATTTTCACATTTATTAATTTTTTAACCCCTAAAATAACTTTTCATTGGTTATAAACTGCTTATAAAACCTGTAAGTTACAAGCAATGCCATGAAACTGTCCAGAGCATCTCCACCAGAATTTTCCTTCATTTTGGCAATAAATGATTTATCAACCTTCAAATCAACACCATCAACGGATTTTGAAGTTACCTCATCAACAATTAATTCCCGATTTTGACTTTTTGTTGATTTATTGTGTCCGGTTCCTTTATATGGGATGTAAAGATCCCTTTCCTTCAAAATTAGTCCGGGATAAACCTCCAAAATCCAGGGTCTTTCAGTGAGGGCTTTTGTGTAGGGTACTATTGATGCAGAGTCCATGAGGGGTGACAGAATATCCCTCATGCCGTGGTAAGTTTGTTTGTATATCCAGAGGTTGTAGGGTGAAAGTGGCGCTCCCATATCCAACTCAACCTTTCTACGTTTTTCACGGCCTCCAGTCATTTTTAGGCAGTGTGCCCTGAAATCTTCGGCATTTAGGAAATTTCTGCGGATGCTGCAGATGAAATCTTTCCAAGTGGCCCCGGCCCGGCACTCTTCTGGTAAATTGAATGAAAAATCCATACCAAAAACTCCAGAGGGGTTTTCAAGTACCAAATCTCGGATTTTCGTGTAGTAATCTTCTTTGGATATTAAACTTCCCCAGAGTGCCTTTGCACTTTCTGTGTACTCAAGAACAATTTCATCCTTCTTCAAATGCCCCTTGGATATCCATATCTTTTCTCCAGGATCTGCAGCTGCACTGAAGTCCAGACCGAAGATTTCATGTTTCATACCATCACCTGATCATAAGTTTAGAACTTAATCTTTAGAAGAGCCCAGATTTCATTGAAGATCTTGTGAAGGTATCTAAAACCTTTTTTTCATTTAAGATTTGAAGATATCTGAACCTTCTCATTATTTGGATTATTATTTTATTGAATGAAGTACAATAAATTATAAAGGAAGTTTGTTGTTCATGTTCTTTGTAAATCAGGACGGTGGTTTATATGGTACAGTACTTTCGGGAAGAAATTGAAACCATGTCGAGGGATGAACTGGATTCCCTTGTGGATGAAAGGATACATTACACAGTTAAATATGCCTACGAGAATTCTTCATTCTACAGGAAGTGGTTCCATAAAAATGATGTGAACCCACAGGATGTAAGGAGCCACGAAGATCTTAGGGAACTACCCATAATATCTGGTAAAACTGTCAGGGAGAGACAGCCCCCTGAAACAGATGAATTTGAATTCAAATCCACTAATTGGGAGGATGTGTTTACCATCCATGAGACCAGTGGAACCAGTGGAACCCCAAAATCTTTTTTTCTAACATGGGATGACTGGAACCGTTACGCAGAGAAGTACGCCCGTGCATTTGTTTCCCAGAACTTCACATCTGGTGACAGGGTTGTGGTCTGTGCATCCTATGGAATGAATGTAGGGGCCAACACCATGACACTTGCAGCCCAGAAAATAGGTATGACAATAATACCTGAGGGAAAATGCACATTTCCAGTGCGCATAATGAAGAACTACGAACCAACTGGAGTGGTTGCCAGTGTGTTCAAGCTCCTGAGACTTGCAAGCCGAATGGAGGAAGGGGGCATAGATCCTCAAGAATCAAGTATAAAAAGACTTATAGCTGGGGGTGAAAGCTTTTCAGAGGAGTCACGTGCCTACGTTGAGGAAGTGTGGGGTGTACCAGTTTACAACACCTATGGCAGTACAGAGGGAACCATGTGTGGGGAGTGCAGTAAAAAGACAGGCCTTCACGTACCTGAAGACCTTGTGCATCTGGACGTCTACGATCCCCATCTTGAAAACTTCGTGGATGATGGGGAATGTGGAAGGATAGTCCTTACAACACTTCTACCTCCTGGAGGAAAAACAGGAACCCTTCTTTTAAACTACGACACAGACGATACAACAGTGGTTGTTACCCGTGGGAAGTGTGACTGTGGAAGAACCCATATGCGTATTTTAAATCCTCAGAGGGAAGCTGAAACAGTTTGGGTTGCAGGTTCACCCTTCAACAGGGTTGATGTGGAGCAGGGGGTCTTCCAAAGGGATAACATGGAGTACCTGACAGGAGAGTACGAAGCTTTTCTGTACGGGGATGATGAGGAGGTTACAATGAGGGTCAGCATGGAGTGTAGGGATGTTGCAGACTGCAACAGGGACATGGTTGAGGACAAATTCCTGAAATCCTTCCTAAAATACAAACCCGGCCTACATGAGGCGCATGCAGATGGAAGTTTCAACATCATCTTCAACTTCACATCAGAGGAAGGTCTTGAATTTTACAAGGTAAGGGGAAGACCTAAACGTTTGGTGGACCGTCGCTGAAAGATTATGAAAGGAAAGTCATGACCAGAAAGAGTGCCCACCAAGGGACCAGTTCCATAAATATTTTTTATAAAAGGAGCATTTTTATAGATAAAAGTGGCTTGAATCCTATTTTTGAATAGTTTAATTACCTCTTACATTTTAGTTTTATATTACAAAAACAATTTATTAACTTTCTTTATGGGGAAGTTTCAGTGTTAATGGAAGTACTGGAATACTCGTTTCTGGGGACAATTCAACTGTTTCAGGAAACACCGTGAATAATAATGGGGATAACACAACGGTATATGCTAATTATGGATGTAATGACGATAGCGGCTCAGGAATAGGAGTTATAGGAGATAATGCCCGTGTCTATGAGAATATCTTGAACGGTAATGGTAACAACAAAACAATCTCCTACCTCTATGGTGGTGGTTTTGACAATAAAGGTGCAGGAGTAGTTGTAACGGGTAAGAATGCTAATGTTTCAGGAAACACAGCTATGGCAAACAGCAATGGAATATCACTTATAGGTGATAATGGAACTCTTACAGGTAATACTGCTGCTAATAATGTTGGCAATGGAATTAAGGTTACTGGAAAAAAACCAGTCATTACAAGTGATAATGTTATTCATGATAATGGTGGTCATGGGCTTTATGTGACTTCGGATAACATAAATCTTAGTGGATTTGATATCTACAACAATGGTCTCGATGGAATTTATGCACCTGGACAAAATGTGACTATCTCAAACAATAAAATAACCAATAATAGTGGCAATGGAATAACAGTACATTTATGGGTGAGTTGGGAGTTAGTGGAATGGAGTTTTTCACTGATATAGTTATGGAGATGGTATCTGTTCCTGCGGCATTGGATTATATTTCCACAATAAGTTCTGTTTATGGAGGAGATATAATGGTTAAACTTAACTCTCTAAATAATGATAATGGTATTGCAGTGAATGGTAACTATGCAACTGTTACGGCAAATTATGATGTAAATTATAATAGTGGTTATGGAATTTCAGTGAGTGGGTATTCTGAAAATGTTTCCCATAATATACTTACATTTAATGGTGGTGGAGTTGCGGTTCAAGGAAATAATAACCGACTGGACTATAATAGTGCTAATAACAACAATTGGGTTGGAATTTATGTAAATGGTATAGGGAATAATATCACTTATAGTCAATGTAATAACAACGGAGGGATTGGTATATATGTTTCTGGGGAAAATCATGTCCTTGGCAGCATATCAATTGATCATAATGCTTTAGATGGTATTGTAGCTCATGGAGATCTTTCAGCAGATATACTTAGCATGCTTAACCCTTTAGTTCGTTTCCCTTCAGTAGATAATATAATATTCGGCAATGAATTGAGCAATAATGGTGGAAATGGTATTTATTGTGATGGAAATCCAGTTATTAGTGAAAATATGGGTAGTGGATTATTTGGAACTTTAATAGCAGGTAATCCTTTAACTCTACTTTTACTACCAAATCCTGTAGAAGGTAATCTTGGTGCGGAATTACCTCCAATGCAATTAATAGCGATACCATCTGACATAAAGGATATAATACAATATGTTGTCGGAGCATTTAATGATGTGATACTATCGAGTATGGTCAGTAACGGTTAAATATCTGAGTAAGCTTTAGGCATTATGTTGTATTTACAAAACATTAGTGAGTTTATCTAGGAAATTTCTATTCTTACATGATGTTGCAAAAGAAATAACAGTCTTGTAATAATGGAACTAATATAATAAATGGGCGGTGCATTCAAATGGTTTCTAGTATAGAAATTAAAATAAGGAATGAATCTAAACGTAAAGGTTTAGATCCTGATGAAGTTCTGCAATTAATGGAGGTACCCTTTGAGTGGACTGGAGATAGTTATTTATTTGATTTTGGGTCCATGTCGGTTGAAAAGTTATCTGATTATATTGATTTCATATTTAGGAAGAGAGGTTACAGTTTAGGTGAAGGAACTCAAATAGATGGTGTTTATGTTAAGACGCGTTTTGGTGATTCGTTGGCTTATAAGCGTCTTCCAATTGAGTATAGGTATAAAGTTGGGATATACTTAAATGGGGAGAAAACGTGTTTAGAAATTTCCAGAGCGGTTCATGGAGGTTTAATGTCTGCAGACAAAAGAGTTTATGGAGAAAATTACCTTAACTCTGAATTAAATAAAATAGTTGATCAACTACAATTTTTAAAACCGTCAATTAAGGGTTATCTTGTTTGTAATAAATGTGGAGCATACTATGAAGTACATAAAGACGAGTCCCCCGAAGATTTCCCGGATGAATGTGAATGTGGTGGGAATTTTGAATATATTGCTATTCCAGATTTTCCGGATGAAAAAATTGTAGAAAGGAAAAAAACAGCCACTCCAACAGAATATCTGCGTACCCCTGCAGCCCTAATACTTGTAAGTTTAGCGTGTATTTTAAGTGTTGTGTACAATCCAAGTCAAATACTTACTTTAGGAATGGTTGGGTTAGCATTCAGCATGATTTTCGTTTTAATTCGTGTTAAAAGTCAAGAATTAGTATTAAATACAATTTCCAGGCGATTATTCTATTTTTTAACAGCAATTCTATTTTTTGCAGAAGGTTGGGGATTAGGTACTATGCCACTTCCAACTGATAATTACAACGCAAATATGATAATGACCTCTTTTTTCATGATTGTAGCTGTAATATTTGGTTTAGGTATGATTTTTAAGGTATTTAGTCCAGATAATCCTCGAAATTTCTTAGATCCGCCATTGTGATTGATTTAAATCGGAGTATTAGGTATTTATCTATCTAATAAAATATGCTGTTATACTTTATTGATGATTTAGCTAATAATTGTGGAAGTGTAATTGGGGAGATGGTAAAGTCCTGGTTGGGGTTTCTATTTTCAAACCTCAACTGGGCTGAGCATTTATTCAGTTATTGGTCTTACTCTACAGAAGTAATGCTGGAAAATCGCTTGATCTAGTTATACTTGCAAACTTAATAATAAGTATTTTAACTTTGATATTCCTTTTTATCATTGGCTCAATTGGAGGAATACTCGGCGCAGGAATAAGAAAAAAGCTCAACAGTTAAAAAAAGTTAAGTAGAATTCATTTTAAGCTGACAATAGTAGAGATTGGAAATATCATTGGGATAATTTAATCACTCTTTTAATGATAATTTCCATATTTATGCTCAATTTTCTATAGTTTTTTTTCTTTGAATAGCCTATACTAGTAACCTCCTATTTACTTGAATAGGGTTGTGATATTTATGGGAGTAGTTGTTATTGCATTAATATAATGTTGGGTATCTTATGTGATCTTGGAGGTTTTTAATAAAAATGATTTGATTATCTTTCTTATATACAGCAAGTTTGTATTTTTTCATGAAGAAATAAATTTTCTTTAGTATTGTACAGGTCAAAGTAAATTTGATAACTTCTACAAGAAATGAACAATCTTGAATAAAAAGATAAAAATAAAATAAAAAATTGATGAATTAATTTATGTAAGAAGTTCAAAGAAAAGTTTAGTTCCATAAAGAAATGAAAAAAATACATTTTTGCCTTGAAATTATATTAATTTCAAAAATAATAAATAAAAATGATAATTAGGGAGAAAACTCATGCTAAACGCTGAAACTTATACCACATCCAATAAAGGGATTAGTGGGAAGATAAGAACAAAATACGAGGATTTTTATGTGGAAGAAATACCTGAAAGCCTTCCAAGCGGCACAGGCCCCAACACATGGATATTCATAGATAAAATCGGTAGAAACACCCTGGACGTTGTTCTGGACATTGCAAGGGAACTGCATATAAATCGTAAGCGAACTGGATTTGCAGGTATGAAGGACAAAGCAGCCCACACAAGGCAGTGGCTCTGTGTGAGTAACGTGGAACCTGAGGAACTTCAAAATCTTGAAGAAAAGCTCAGAGGGGTTAAAATACTTAAAATAGTTCCTAACGAGAAGAAGTTAAGGATAGGACAGCTTGTTGGGAACAAGTTCAGAATTTTGATCAGGGAAACCGAGGATCCAGAGGCAGATGCTCAGACAGCCCTGGATATACTCTCTGAACTCAGTCTTAAGGGTGTTCCCAATTACTACGGCTGGCAGAGATTCGGTAAAAACCGTCCCAACACCCATAAAGTTGGAATGGAACTGGTGCACAACGATATCAAGGGTGCTGTGGACTCCTACATAGGAAACCCCTACCCTGATGAGGCTGATCATATTAAAACTCCAAGGGCTCTTTACGATGAAGGAAAGTTTCAGGAGGCCTATGAAAGCATGCCTGCAGGCATGAGGTACGAGAAGATGATGCTCAGGGAACTCATGAAACAGGGAAAGAAACGGGGAGAATTTGATGAAGAAGCCTATAAAATAGCACTTGAAAGCCTTCCCAAACCCCTTAAAAGAATGTTCGTACATGCCTACCAGTCCTACCTATTCAACAAGGCAGTCAGTGAAAGAGCAAAACTTGGAATAGACAGATACGTTGAAGGAGACATAATAATAGATGATGAGGAACATATAGTCCATGAATTCAACCCAGAAACCATAGATGCTGATATAAAAGAGTTCAAGGCTCATCCAACTTCTCCACTCTACGGTACCAAGGTTCCCCTGGCAGATGGTGAACTGGGTAAAATGGAAGAATCTGTGCTTGCAGAGGAAGGAATTGATCGAAGTGACTTTGAATGCCCAAAAACACCCCGACTTGGAAGTCATGGACTGCGCAGGGCAATGAGGTTTAAGATATGGGACACTTCAGCAACTGCAACTCCAGAAGGTGTTCTCGTGGAGTTTTCCATTCCAAAGGGATGTTATGCAACTGCAGTGCTCAGGGAAATTATGAAAGAAGATGTTTACTGAGTATTAATAAATTTTAATTTTCTTTTTTTTATTGTTAAAGGTTTAATTCATTGTTAAATGGTTTAAAATTAGTTTAAATCTACTATATTTCTTGATTCTAGGTTTTTTAATATATCCTAATTTGAACTGCTAAAATAAGTTAAATAGTGGAAAAAATCTCTTTTATTAGATGCATATCCTTTTAAATTCCACATCCATCTTCCTATCCTTGGAGTACTCAAATATGTGTCTGCAGTTACTGCAGCGGATGATGGTCAGTTTTCCAGATTCTAATGCAGACTCTAAAACATCCTCTGGAATACCCTCGGTTTTCTTTGGAACCTTCACTATGTCAATGTTTTTATCAGCACACCCGCATTCTGGGCATTTTTTGCAGTAATCTTCGGCTTTCATAATCTCACTCCCATGCTAGGTTTAGCAACAATTCGATAGTATGATTGTATACGAACTAATATATAAAGATTCTTGTTCGTAGATCTGCGAACATCTTAATGGGGGATGTAAAGAATTCCAAACTTCCAAAAATGCCATTATGAGCTCAATGAAAACGTGATATCATGGTCACGTTACCTTCCGCCACTGAATGAACTTCTGGAACTGTCTAAAACCAATCACAAACTGAAAGATGCTGAATGCAGTTAATAAACCTCCTACCTGTAAGTTTCCAAGACCTGCAAATAAGATTATGGTACCGTACACCACGAACATTACTCTGTGCACAACTTTGAAGGATACAATACCTGCAACCATCAATAAAACTCCCCAGAACTGATCCAGAAATCCCATGGAAATGATCTGAATCACGCCAATGAAGATAAGACCCTTTCCCCAGGATCTTATATCTCCCT encodes the following:
- the hisG gene encoding ATP phosphoribosyltransferase, translated to MQIRIALPSKGRISNPSVQLLGKAGIGVKDTANRKLFSETYDEEISVMFTRAADIPEFVADGAADLGITGMDLIEENEADVEILEDLNFGSAKLVLAVPEDSSIESISDIKDGAVVATEFPHLTEKFLNGRGINAKIVELSGSTEIAPFIGVADIISDLTSTGTTLKMNHLKIIGTIIESSIKLIANKRSFKEKNEKVDAIRTGIKGVLDAEGKKLVMMNVAEEFLEDVKMAMPGLTGPTVSNVLSNKGVMAVHAVVDEKDVFNLVNELKKIGARDILVVPIERII
- a CDS encoding amidohydrolase family protein, whose product is METKTILIKNAIIIGDEIKKGSLITDNDKIAEIDYSNSKLGSNDADEVIDAEGKVLSPGLVNTHTHLSMSLMRGLADDMLLDTWLNDHIWPVEANLQGEHCQAGAMLACAEMIKSGTTCFNDMYFFMDHVADAVDKAGMRGTLSHGMIDLGDGDKRKAEFKETQRIIDKCHNTADGRIKVAFGPHSPYTCSMELLEGVRKQADKQGLRIHIHVSETKKEVEDVMEANGKRPFEYLDEIGILGPDVLAAHAVWLDEGEMDIIKERGVKLSHNPASNMKLASGVSPVSKLLENGVCMSLGTDGAASNNNLDLLEEMKITALLQKVTTLDPTVMPAKSVFDMATIGGAAALGLEDEIGTIEVGKKADIILVDMKSSSLTPLRNPVSHLVYSANGADVDTVICNGEMLMKNRELLTIDEAEVISMAEEASEDLLSKL
- a CDS encoding HAD family hydrolase — encoded protein: MDHPNNLILFDIDKTLLVGSHFHYMAMKHAVLDVYGIENPKSVENLQGMTDLQILCNILSQEDLDRGIIKAGINECMDKMASYFQDNLFKENLIPLAGAKNVLENLKMMGIPTGLVTGNMEPIAWLKLGKVGLREYFKFGGFGNEAAQRNVVVKLALQRADDIYGVFDRKNVFVVGDTPRDILAGQKSGVRTVGVATGDFTVDELESAGADFVLEDLEDTGGILKIASESGIDVNPDYYPVQH
- the ftsA gene encoding coenzyme F390 synthetase; the encoded protein is MVQYFREEIETMSRDELDSLVDERIHYTVKYAYENSSFYRKWFHKNDVNPQDVRSHEDLRELPIISGKTVRERQPPETDEFEFKSTNWEDVFTIHETSGTSGTPKSFFLTWDDWNRYAEKYARAFVSQNFTSGDRVVVCASYGMNVGANTMTLAAQKIGMTIIPEGKCTFPVRIMKNYEPTGVVASVFKLLRLASRMEEGGIDPQESSIKRLIAGGESFSEESRAYVEEVWGVPVYNTYGSTEGTMCGECSKKTGLHVPEDLVHLDVYDPHLENFVDDGECGRIVLTTLLPPGGKTGTLLLNYDTDDTTVVVTRGKCDCGRTHMRILNPQREAETVWVAGSPFNRVDVEQGVFQRDNMEYLTGEYEAFLYGDDEEVTMRVSMECRDVADCNRDMVEDKFLKSFLKYKPGLHEAHADGSFNIIFNFTSEEGLEFYKVRGRPKRLVDRR
- a CDS encoding right-handed parallel beta-helix repeat-containing protein, yielding MNNNGDNTTVYANYGCNDDSGSGIGVIGDNARVYENILNGNGNNKTISYLYGGGFDNKGAGVVVTGKNANVSGNTAMANSNGISLIGDNGTLTGNTAANNVGNGIKVTGKKPVITSDNVIHDNGGHGLYVTSDNINLSGFDIYNNGLDGIYAPGQNVTISNNKITNNSGNGITVHLWVSWELVEWSFSLI
- a CDS encoding right-handed parallel beta-helix repeat-containing protein, coding for MEFFTDIVMEMVSVPAALDYISTISSVYGGDIMVKLNSLNNDNGIAVNGNYATVTANYDVNYNSGYGISVSGYSENVSHNILTFNGGGVAVQGNNNRLDYNSANNNNWVGIYVNGIGNNITYSQCNNNGGIGIYVSGENHVLGSISIDHNALDGIVAHGDLSADILSMLNPLVRFPSVDNIIFGNELSNNGGNGIYCDGNPVISENMGSGLFGTLIAGNPLTLLLLPNPVEGNLGAELPPMQLIAIPSDIKDIIQYVVGAFNDVILSSMVSNG
- the truD gene encoding tRNA pseudouridine(13) synthase TruD, whose product is MLNAETYTTSNKGISGKIRTKYEDFYVEEIPESLPSGTGPNTWIFIDKIGRNTLDVVLDIARELHINRKRTGFAGMKDKAAHTRQWLCVSNVEPEELQNLEEKLRGVKILKIVPNEKKLRIGQLVGNKFRILIRETEDPEADAQTALDILSELSLKGVPNYYGWQRFGKNRPNTHKVGMELVHNDIKGAVDSYIGNPYPDEADHIKTPRALYDEGKFQEAYESMPAGMRYEKMMLRELMKQGKKRGEFDEEAYKIALESLPKPLKRMFVHAYQSYLFNKAVSERAKLGIDRYVEGDIIIDDEEHIVHEFNPETIDADIKEFKAHPTSPLYGTKVPLADGELGKMEESVLAEEGIDRSDFECPKTPRLGSHGLRRAMRFKIWDTSATATPEGVLVEFSIPKGCYATAVLREIMKEDVY